Genomic DNA from Betaproteobacteria bacterium:
CATCGCCTCCGAGATGAAGATGCTCGGTTCGCGCGCAGGCGCAGGCGCGCCCTCCTACGATGCCGGCGACGATGCGCCGGCCGCACGCCCGGCTGCGAAGCCCGCCGCGGGTGCGGCAGCCAAGGCGCCCGCCAAGAATCCCGCCGGGATTGCCGACATGGACGACGACATTCCGTTCTAGCATGAGGGTGCGGCCGGGTTGCGTGCGAGCGGCGGCTGCGATTGTCGCCGCGTGCGCCTGCCCGGTCTCGAGCGCGATGACGTTTTCCGCCACACCTCCGGCCGATCTCGGTGTACGCGACGGCCGGCTCAAGCCCTGTCCCGAAACGCCCAATTGCGTGAGCAGCCAGACGCAGGGCAAGCACTACGTCGCCCCGCTCGCATTCGCGGATGCGCCCGATGCCGCGCTGGCGCGGCTGAAGTCGATCCTGAGCGGGCTCGAGCGCGTGCGCATCGTCGCCGAATCGGCGGGTTATTTGCGCGCCGAAGTGTCGAGCCGCGTGTTCGGATTCGTCGACGATCTGGAATTCCATGTCGACGCTGCGGCTCGCGTCGTCCACGTGCGCTCGGCCGCGCGCCTGGGTTACAGCGATTTCGGCGTCAACCGCAAGCGCATGGAACGCATCCGGGCACAGTTCACGCGAGCACCCCTCGTACCCTGACACCTTCCAATCGCGCTACTCCAGCAGGCCGTTGCTGATCGCGTAATAGGTGATGTCGGCGTTGGACTTGAGTCCCATCTTCTCCAGGATGCGCGCGCGATAAGTGCTGACGGTCTTCACGCTCAGACACAGCGCCGATGCGATATGGGTCGGCGTATGACCCTCGGCAAGCTTGCGAAAGACCTGGAATTCGCGCTCGGACAACGTTTCGTGCAGC
This window encodes:
- a CDS encoding DUF1499 domain-containing protein encodes the protein MTFSATPPADLGVRDGRLKPCPETPNCVSSQTQGKHYVAPLAFADAPDAALARLKSILSGLERVRIVAESAGYLRAEVSSRVFGFVDDLEFHVDAAARVVHVRSAARLGYSDFGVNRKRMERIRAQFTRAPLVP